Below is a genomic region from Rosa chinensis cultivar Old Blush chromosome 5, RchiOBHm-V2, whole genome shotgun sequence.
CTTATCTCATTCAATCACAAAGCCCATTTCTTGTTTGCGGTTTCTGGGAAAAGTTTATGGTATtgggtttgtgtttttcttccaTTATTTGTGGAACCCAGAAAGCAAAACCCGTAAAAGCCTAAGAGAAGGTGCTTATTGCTTCTGCTGATGCTTGGTTTTTGGGTTGAAGGTGCTTTTGAGAGAAGGAAGTATATGAATTTGGTGGTTCATAGAGCTCGGCACCCTGAGCTCAGAGATTATATCCATTCTGCTGTCTCAGGACTTCTTCCTTTTATCAAAAAGGTGAGTcctttaagaaaagaaaaaaaatttctttgcttttgttttgtgttgCAATATAATTTCTTTTTCGTAATGAAAGGTTTGCAAGAATTAGCCGATTTATCTAATGCTACTAGGTCAGTGGTTGAGTTTGGAATAGGCTACTGACCTGGTTGTTGAAATTGTTAAATTGTATATGCATTTGGGCTAATACTAGTATTATGTGGAATTCATCGTCTCGCCTTAAGAATACTTTTACTCATCTTTTGCTTTTATAATGATCACTCTTTTTTGTCAAAATATGGTTTATTTAAACTTCTTGAACATCGTTGAGATCCTGCAGTTTGTTTGAACATCAACGTGTGTTAGGGATGAATCACCATACTAGTTAGTTCGATTATATAATGAATAGGGTCTGGAATGTCTTGCAAAAAGAGATAGATTATGTGGATTCCTTAGTCTAACGTATTTATAATATGTGCTCACATTCACCATGATAAGTTCTCTCATTATTGCTGGATTGCTTCTCTTTAACTGATTCATGCTATAGACAAGTGGAATACATATTAGGAATATGCCAATGAACTACCTATGCAGAGAGCAGCCTGCATTAGATTTATAATTCACTTTTATGAATTGCAATCTGATTTCTGTGATGGGAACAATACAAAAGTTCATATTGTCATGACAGAAACTGAATAAAGATTCGGTCAGACTCATGAAGACACTTTTTATTTCTGTGAAAATGATTTGGCATGCATCTTCTCTTTCTTATTCTTGTATTTTTCTTGTTCCTCCCATCATTTTCCGTGTAATCTCACTGAAATGGACATACATTTCGCTAATAGGGTCTGGTGGAGAGAGTAGCAGTTATTTTCTTCGACAGTGACAACAACCCTATGGAAAGATTTATGTTTAAGCTCACTGTGGATCAGTCTTGTGGCTCAAACGTCAAAGAAGCTGACCTGGAGTTCTCACTTAGGTCATTCTTTATCAAGCTTCCTCTCATAGAATCCGCTACTAAGGTTCTTCCTCAGAGTACGTCCTTAAGTTCATAGTCAACTTTCGTACTCAGTTTCATGGTTGGTTGGTGTTGTATTTCATCTTACAACAGtattgaatttaatttctttttcttggccaacccttttatttttaaacTTGGCATTTTCATCTTTGGTTTAACTTATTCAATTTTGACCCTATGCTTGGGTTGTTTCTGGTTTCTTCCGCTACAATTGTGGTCCTTCTGCGTTTCCATGTTTCTTTTTAAAGATTGCAGCTAGGTCATGTAAGCTTTTCTCTTATAATAGATTGCAGGTGGGAGATAACGGCATACTTCCAGTCCCTTCCTCAGGAAATTTCAAGCAAGAATGAAGGGTTGTGGCTTCCAACAGACACAAAGCAGTGGCAACAACCTCCTCTAATAACTCCTATTAAGTCGATGAGTAGCCAACCTCTCTCTGTACAGTTGTATCTAGAACATCCAAGTGTATATGAACCAAAGCCATGAATAAAGATTACAAAACTGTTCAAGTGTATATGGTTACTGTGGTATTCCCTTAAGTTTCCTATTTTACTTTGTAgtcaacttttttttctttttttttccctctcgaATCTATTATCTGGTTTCCTAACCAACATTATCTTGTGTCATGACTCATTTTTCGATCATAATATTTAGATCAATGGTTCAGCATGTTGATGATactgaatgttttgttttgctgtGCCCAGGTAACAATTGCAACAGCCATGCTGTCATCCATTCTACATTTGCCTATACCATGCAACAGAAGGGTGAGTATTATAAACCTGGAATGGCTCCCATCCTCGCTGGCTTTAGATAATGCTGTTAGTTGATTGCAGGGTTCCAATGGAAACAATTGAGTTCATTGAATCTAAATTGGATTTGCCGAATGACTTCAGGAAGTCACTGATTCGAAAGTACCCCGACTTTTTTGCAGTTAAAGATGTCAATGGAAGAGCTTATGTTCATTTGGAGAATTGGGACTTTTCACTAGCGATCGCAGCTTGTGGAACGATTGGCTAATGAAGGGTTTGTGGGCTCTGATGGAGTGGGAAAAAAGTTTGAAATCAAAAGATGGGAACTTTCAAGGTCCACAGGCCTTT
It encodes:
- the LOC112165386 gene encoding DNA polymerase zeta processivity subunit; amino-acid sequence: MERKDNQSPQDETARILVEFLEVAITSIVFLKGIYPPGAFERRKYMNLVVHRARHPELRDYIHSAVSGLLPFIKKGLVERVAVIFFDSDNNPMERFMFKLTVDQSCGSNVKEADLEFSLRSFFIKLPLIESATKVLPQNCRWEITAYFQSLPQEISSKNEGLWLPTDTKQWQQPPLITPIKSMSSQPLSVQLYLEHPSVYEPKP